The Mytilus galloprovincialis chromosome 2, xbMytGall1.hap1.1, whole genome shotgun sequence genome has a window encoding:
- the LOC143064935 gene encoding partitioning defective 3 homolog isoform X7, which translates to MPMKVTVCFDRVRVIVPCGDGEIPVHSLIEKAITRFKKATVKSADYWVSVNNLRTTDGGILDPDDLLVDVVDDKEQLVADYEEQGANNYQPHNGDGASASSTGTASPEPVERPPKTYHNVNEDDTVVVTPKDLSAGSRLRVRRGSEPTLHTLNDNITAPAICEVKNVIEEHSSDGTSPPGNGTQNPATTNPFNRFARDSWRQSLGNRPDMYKWLVAQEKQQDRVQMERKEPLGGVSTDVKKDIPDVISRVHQPHIQGSILINLPTEGGPLGIHVVPDYNEEGKENGLLVHGVEPGGRVDKDGRLRENDRIVEINGISLVNVSFISARQTFSESMKGDEIKIRIVKKKPAPALPKQPPPTLPKPRGYSPTKPSPLSLPPPKLDSSNCLSPTGPDKTSTPTDSGPSSSNSPLGSDSTDGRPVARDPQPIKPGPPIRPGLPSKPQSPTKKTPPAVPVRDPKTSLSSQENAIIAPTNTKKIGTKISLQLKKGPSGLGFSVTTRDNPAGGFTPIYIKNILQKGAAIEEGTLKAGDRLLMVNGVDMDGKSQSEVVALLRNVKLGETVSLEISRQVTEEDRFKVPRQLNIEKQNVLQPTEKSGDDGSLALLKNKEILSLDIPLNDTGSAGLGVSVKGKTITIPEQGTRDLGIFIKAVISGGAASRDGRLAINDQLLEVNDESLRNLSNSESMETLRKAMQKEGVIQGHIHLTIARKIGAPSPSPFQESSTDYFLYNGLNKSSDYSESNDSKEIVSVPPDITQNIHPVELKDYGVDKSRNFLIERLMGASNGLRNESYTRATHDSFNDSGNVSSPEVSPIKPLKSAPTVHELLERNTRNSILIEEDSQEPQTRMRPHSTLGILRHNSTNSSSSEEGNQQPPWLQSQDWDRHPSTTSEELVSPMGDAATFSREGFGRQSMSEKRKGHIDPNQSEVYQKIKTIRDSNRGVATRKTLSFHIPAQSGQKRVSSNFVRVGSMESLMSNGNRSRLPPLPLKNVHYPANGKGSQQPVVSNLKRFGSLENLATTGTSSDNEDKRESPEIIESSPSPELPHMARGRKCNDSFRAAVDRSYDPPTPHSTMDTCNRNNHSESEEEDDPLNSSGGFAVQGEVEEESSESNLPNSARSSVSSDHTDDNKKTKKKNPKDKKGGILKGIFRIGKHKKTEEPAQTLEDDKDSLKEAELQFKVREENIRAHQKEQERAQEQFRRLQESDRPSEQYRLLQHYHGSNRSFDSDQSPPSNMSRADWIQYLRMEHQRKHRERQGHYPHEDREEFHEKEIQQSLEKPQYHGDSAIHNNMYHQKPRSLSRQQFDSYS; encoded by the exons CTTGTAGCAGATTATGAGGAGCAGGGAGCAAATAACTACCAACCACACAACGGAGATGGTGCTAGTGCCTCATCAACAGGAACAGCTAGTCCAGAACCTGTAGAGAGACCTCCTAAAACATATCACAATGTAAATGAAGATGATACAGTGGTCGTCACACCTAAAGATCTCTCAGCTG GTTCGAGGTTGAGAGTGCGAAGAGGAAGTGAACCCACACTTCATACTCTAAATGACAATATCACAGCACCTGCAATATGTGAAGTAAAAAAT GTGATCGAGGAACATTCCTCTGATGGAACTTCTCCACCCGGAAATGGAACTCAGAATCCTGCCACCACTAATCCATTTAACAGATTCGCCAGGGACTCATGGCGGCAGTCCCTTGGGAACAGGCCAGATATGTACAAATGGTTGGTGGCTCAGGAGAAACAACAGGACAGAGTACAG ATGGAAAGAAAAGAGCCATTGGGTGGAGTCAGTACTGATGTGAAGAAAGATATCCCAGATGTTATCAGCAGAGTTCACCAACCACATATTCAAGG AAGTATATTGATAAATTTACCAACAGAAGGAGGCCCACTTGGTATCCATGTTGTTCCCGATTACAATGAAGAAGGGAA AGAGAATGGCTTACTGGTACATGGAGTTGAACCTGGAGGGAGAGTTGACAAAGATGGTCGTCTACGagaaaatgatagaattgtagaAATCAATGGAATAAGTTTAGTTAATGTCAGCTTTATAAG TGCCAGACAAACATTTAGTGAATCTATGAAAGGAGATGAAATCAAAATACGAATTGTTAAAAAGAAACCAGCACCAGCATTACCCAAACAACCACCACCGACACTACCAAAACCAAGGGGATATTCTCCAACAAAACCATCTCCATTGTCCTTGCCACCACCAAAACTAGACAGTTCTAATTGTTTATCTCCAACTGGTCCTGACAAAACTAGTACACCTACTGATTCTGGTCCCAGTTCAAGCAATAGTCCATTAGGCTCAGACTCAACCGATGGGAGACCAGTCGCCAGAGATCCACAACCAATTAAACCAGGACCACCTATTAGACCTGGTCTACCAAGCAAACCACAGTCCCCAACAAagaaaactccaccagcagtgccaGTTAGAGATCCCAAGACCTCACTGTCATCACAAGAGAATGCAATTATAGCTCCAACTAATACCAAGAAAATTGGCACAAAAATTTCGCTCCAGTTGAAAAAAG gTCCATCTGGTCTGGGATTCAGTGTGACTACTAGAGACAATCCTGCTGGAGGTTTTACTCCTATCTACATTAAAAATATTCTCCAGAAAGGTGCAGCTATAGAGGAAGGCACATTGAAGGCTGGTGATAGGCTGCTCATG GTGAATGGTGTGGACATGGATGGAAAGTCCCAGTCAGAAGTTGTGGCATTGCTACGTAACGTCAAACTTGGAGAGACTGTCAGTTTAGAGATATCTCGTCAGGTTACTGAGGAAGATCGATTTAAAGTCCCTAGACAATTG aacatagaaaaacaaaatgtcTTGCAGCCTACAGAAAAATCTGGAGATGATGGCTCACTggctttattaaaaaataaagaaatattatcACTGGACATTCCATTGAATGACACAGGATCAGCAGGTCTGGGTGTTAGTGTGAAGGGGAAAACAATAACTATCCCAGAACAGGGGACCAGAGATTTAGGAATATTTATAAAGGCAGTTATAAGTGGAGGAGCAGCATCAAGG GATGGTAGATTAGCAATAAATGACCAATTATTAGAAGTGAATGACGAAAGTCTCAGAAATCTTTCAAATTCTGAATCTATGGAAACATTAAGAAAAGCTATGCAAAAAGAAGGTGTTATCCAAGGACACATACATTTAACTATAGCTCGTAAAATAGGTGCACCTTCTCCATCTCCATTCCAGGAGAGTTCTACAGACTATTTCCTTTATAATGGTTTAAACAAATCCAGTGATTATTCAGAATCAAATGACTCAAAAGAGATAGTTTCTGTACCACCCGATATAACTCAAAATATACATCCTGTAGAACTCAAGGATTATGGGGTAGATAAATCTCGGAACTTTTTAATCGAGAGGTTAATGGGAGCAAGTAATGGACTTCGGAATGAATCTTATACACGTGCTACTCATGATAGTTTTAATGACAGTGGTAATGTTTCGTCACCAGAAGTGTCACCTATAAAACCTTTGAAAAGTGCTCCAACTGTTCATGAACTGTTAGAGAGAAATACAAGGAATTCTATTTTGATTGAGGAGGATTCTCAGGAACCCCAG acaaGAATGCGACCTCATTCTACACTTGGAATTCTTCGTCACAATTCTACAAACAGTTCCAGTTCAGAGGAGGGAAACCAGCAACCACCTTGGCTTCAAAGTCAGGACTGGGATAGGCATCCTAGCACTACTAGTGAAGAatt AGTAAGTCCTATGGGTGATGCAGCAACGTTCAGTCGTGAAGGATTTGGAAGACAGAGTATGTCAGAGAAACGAAAGGGCCACATTGATCCTAATCAGAGCGAGGTCTAtcagaaaatcaaaacaattagGGATAGTAATAGAG GTGTTGCTACAAGGAAAACCCTTTCTTTTCACATACCAG CTCAAAGTGGACAGAAGAGAGTGTCATCAAACTTTGTTAGGGTAGGCTCTATGGAATCATTAATGAGTAATGGAAACAGATCCAGGTTACCTCCCCTTCCATTGAAGAATGTTCACTATCCAGCCAATG GTAAAGGATCACAGCAGCCTGTGGTTTCAAATCTCAAAAGATTTGGATCGCTGGAGAACCTTGCAACAACAGGAACAAGTTCGGATAATGAAGACAAAAGGGAAAGTCCAGAAATAATAGAAAGTTCTCCTAGTCCTGAGCTACCACACATGGCACGGGGAAGAAAATGTAATGATAGTTTTCGAGCAGCGGTGGATAGATCATATGACCCTCCTACCCCACATAGTACTATGGATACAT GTAATCGTAACAATCACTCAGAATCAGAGGAGGAAGATGATCCATTAAATTCAAGCGGTGGTTTTGCCGTACAAGGCGAGG TGGAAGAAGAAAGCAGTGAGAGTAACTTACCTAACTCAGCCAGGTCATCTGTCAGCAGTGATCATACAGATGACAATAAAAAGACCAAGAAGAAAAATCCTAAAGATAAAAAAGGAGGCATTCTTAAGGGAATTTTCAG GATTGGTAAGCATAAGAAAACAGAGGAACCTGCTCAAACGTTGGAGGATGATAAGGACAGTTTGAAGGAGGCTGAGCTACAGTTCAAGGTCAGAGAGGAGAATATTAGGGCACATCAAAAGGAACAAGAAAG GGCACAAGAGCAATTTCGTCGTCTTCAAGAATCTGATCGGCCTTCTGAGCAGTATCGTTTACTACAGCATTATCATGGATCAAATAGGAGCTTTGACAGCGACCAATCTCCTCCAAGCAATATGTCTCGTGCTGACTGGATACAGTATCTAAGAATGGAGCATCAGCGTAAACATCGTGAGAGACAAGGTCATTACCCTCATGAGGATAGGGAGGAGTTTCATGAGAAGGAAATACAGCAATCATTAGAAAAACCTCAG TACCATGGGGACAGTGCAATACACAACAATATGTATCATCAGAAACCTAGATCATTAAGTCGACAGCAATTTGACAG ttacaGCTGA
- the LOC143064935 gene encoding partitioning defective 3 homolog isoform X8, producing MPMKVTVCFDRVRVIVPCGDGEIPVHSLIEKAITRFKKATVKSADYWVSVNNLRTTDGGILDPDDLLVDVVDDKEQLVADYEEQGANNYQPHNGDGASASSTGTASPEPVERPPKTYHNVNEDDTVVVTPKDLSAGSRLRVRRGSEPTLHTLNDNITAPAICEVKNVIEEHSSDGTSPPGNGTQNPATTNPFNRFARDSWRQSLGNRPDMYKWLVAQEKQQDRVQMERKEPLGGVSTDVKKDIPDVISRVHQPHIQGSILINLPTEGGPLGIHVVPDYNEEGKENGLLVHGVEPGGRVDKDGRLRENDRIVEINGISLVNVSFISARQTFSESMKGDEIKIRIVKKKPAPALPKQPPPTLPKPRGYSPTKPSPLSLPPPKLDSSNCLSPTGPDKTSTPTDSGPSSSNSPLGSDSTDGRPVARDPQPIKPGPPIRPGLPSKPQSPTKKTPPAVPVRDPKTSLSSQENAIIAPTNTKKIGTKISLQLKKGPSGLGFSVTTRDNPAGGFTPIYIKNILQKGAAIEEGTLKAGDRLLMVNGVDMDGKSQSEVVALLRNVKLGETVSLEISRQVTEEDRFKVPRQLNIEKQNVLQPTEKSGDDGSLALLKNKEILSLDIPLNDTGSAGLGVSVKGKTITIPEQGTRDLGIFIKAVISGGAASRDGRLAINDQLLEVNDESLRNLSNSESMETLRKAMQKEGVIQGHIHLTIARKIGAPSPSPFQESSTDYFLYNGLNKSSDYSESNDSKEIVSVPPDITQNIHPVELKDYGVDKSRNFLIERLMGASNGLRNESYTRATHDSFNDSGNVSSPEVSPIKPLKSAPTVHELLERNTRNSILIEEDSQEPQTRMRPHSTLGILRHNSTNSSSSEEGNQQPPWLQSQDWDRHPSTTSEELVSPMGDAATFSREGFGRQSMSEKRKGHIDPNQSEVYQKIKTIRDSNRGVATRKTLSFHIPAQSGQKRVSSNFVRVGSMESLMSNGNRSRLPPLPLKNVHYPANGKGSQQPVVSNLKRFGSLENLATTGTSSDNEDKRESPEIIESSPSPELPHMARGRKCNDSFRAAVDRSYDPPTPHSTMDTCNRNNHSESEEEDDPLNSSGGFAVQGEVEEESSESNLPNSARSSVSSDHTDDNKKTKKKNPKDKKGGILKGIFRIGKHKKTEEPAQTLEDDKDSLKEAELQFKVREENIRAHQKEQERAQEQFRRLQESDRPSEQYRLLQHYHGSNRSFDSDQSPPSNMSRADWIQYLRMEHQRKHRERQGHYPHEDREEFHEKEIQQSLEKPQYHGDSAIHNNMYHQKPRSLSRQQFDSR from the exons CTTGTAGCAGATTATGAGGAGCAGGGAGCAAATAACTACCAACCACACAACGGAGATGGTGCTAGTGCCTCATCAACAGGAACAGCTAGTCCAGAACCTGTAGAGAGACCTCCTAAAACATATCACAATGTAAATGAAGATGATACAGTGGTCGTCACACCTAAAGATCTCTCAGCTG GTTCGAGGTTGAGAGTGCGAAGAGGAAGTGAACCCACACTTCATACTCTAAATGACAATATCACAGCACCTGCAATATGTGAAGTAAAAAAT GTGATCGAGGAACATTCCTCTGATGGAACTTCTCCACCCGGAAATGGAACTCAGAATCCTGCCACCACTAATCCATTTAACAGATTCGCCAGGGACTCATGGCGGCAGTCCCTTGGGAACAGGCCAGATATGTACAAATGGTTGGTGGCTCAGGAGAAACAACAGGACAGAGTACAG ATGGAAAGAAAAGAGCCATTGGGTGGAGTCAGTACTGATGTGAAGAAAGATATCCCAGATGTTATCAGCAGAGTTCACCAACCACATATTCAAGG AAGTATATTGATAAATTTACCAACAGAAGGAGGCCCACTTGGTATCCATGTTGTTCCCGATTACAATGAAGAAGGGAA AGAGAATGGCTTACTGGTACATGGAGTTGAACCTGGAGGGAGAGTTGACAAAGATGGTCGTCTACGagaaaatgatagaattgtagaAATCAATGGAATAAGTTTAGTTAATGTCAGCTTTATAAG TGCCAGACAAACATTTAGTGAATCTATGAAAGGAGATGAAATCAAAATACGAATTGTTAAAAAGAAACCAGCACCAGCATTACCCAAACAACCACCACCGACACTACCAAAACCAAGGGGATATTCTCCAACAAAACCATCTCCATTGTCCTTGCCACCACCAAAACTAGACAGTTCTAATTGTTTATCTCCAACTGGTCCTGACAAAACTAGTACACCTACTGATTCTGGTCCCAGTTCAAGCAATAGTCCATTAGGCTCAGACTCAACCGATGGGAGACCAGTCGCCAGAGATCCACAACCAATTAAACCAGGACCACCTATTAGACCTGGTCTACCAAGCAAACCACAGTCCCCAACAAagaaaactccaccagcagtgccaGTTAGAGATCCCAAGACCTCACTGTCATCACAAGAGAATGCAATTATAGCTCCAACTAATACCAAGAAAATTGGCACAAAAATTTCGCTCCAGTTGAAAAAAG gTCCATCTGGTCTGGGATTCAGTGTGACTACTAGAGACAATCCTGCTGGAGGTTTTACTCCTATCTACATTAAAAATATTCTCCAGAAAGGTGCAGCTATAGAGGAAGGCACATTGAAGGCTGGTGATAGGCTGCTCATG GTGAATGGTGTGGACATGGATGGAAAGTCCCAGTCAGAAGTTGTGGCATTGCTACGTAACGTCAAACTTGGAGAGACTGTCAGTTTAGAGATATCTCGTCAGGTTACTGAGGAAGATCGATTTAAAGTCCCTAGACAATTG aacatagaaaaacaaaatgtcTTGCAGCCTACAGAAAAATCTGGAGATGATGGCTCACTggctttattaaaaaataaagaaatattatcACTGGACATTCCATTGAATGACACAGGATCAGCAGGTCTGGGTGTTAGTGTGAAGGGGAAAACAATAACTATCCCAGAACAGGGGACCAGAGATTTAGGAATATTTATAAAGGCAGTTATAAGTGGAGGAGCAGCATCAAGG GATGGTAGATTAGCAATAAATGACCAATTATTAGAAGTGAATGACGAAAGTCTCAGAAATCTTTCAAATTCTGAATCTATGGAAACATTAAGAAAAGCTATGCAAAAAGAAGGTGTTATCCAAGGACACATACATTTAACTATAGCTCGTAAAATAGGTGCACCTTCTCCATCTCCATTCCAGGAGAGTTCTACAGACTATTTCCTTTATAATGGTTTAAACAAATCCAGTGATTATTCAGAATCAAATGACTCAAAAGAGATAGTTTCTGTACCACCCGATATAACTCAAAATATACATCCTGTAGAACTCAAGGATTATGGGGTAGATAAATCTCGGAACTTTTTAATCGAGAGGTTAATGGGAGCAAGTAATGGACTTCGGAATGAATCTTATACACGTGCTACTCATGATAGTTTTAATGACAGTGGTAATGTTTCGTCACCAGAAGTGTCACCTATAAAACCTTTGAAAAGTGCTCCAACTGTTCATGAACTGTTAGAGAGAAATACAAGGAATTCTATTTTGATTGAGGAGGATTCTCAGGAACCCCAG acaaGAATGCGACCTCATTCTACACTTGGAATTCTTCGTCACAATTCTACAAACAGTTCCAGTTCAGAGGAGGGAAACCAGCAACCACCTTGGCTTCAAAGTCAGGACTGGGATAGGCATCCTAGCACTACTAGTGAAGAatt AGTAAGTCCTATGGGTGATGCAGCAACGTTCAGTCGTGAAGGATTTGGAAGACAGAGTATGTCAGAGAAACGAAAGGGCCACATTGATCCTAATCAGAGCGAGGTCTAtcagaaaatcaaaacaattagGGATAGTAATAGAG GTGTTGCTACAAGGAAAACCCTTTCTTTTCACATACCAG CTCAAAGTGGACAGAAGAGAGTGTCATCAAACTTTGTTAGGGTAGGCTCTATGGAATCATTAATGAGTAATGGAAACAGATCCAGGTTACCTCCCCTTCCATTGAAGAATGTTCACTATCCAGCCAATG GTAAAGGATCACAGCAGCCTGTGGTTTCAAATCTCAAAAGATTTGGATCGCTGGAGAACCTTGCAACAACAGGAACAAGTTCGGATAATGAAGACAAAAGGGAAAGTCCAGAAATAATAGAAAGTTCTCCTAGTCCTGAGCTACCACACATGGCACGGGGAAGAAAATGTAATGATAGTTTTCGAGCAGCGGTGGATAGATCATATGACCCTCCTACCCCACATAGTACTATGGATACAT GTAATCGTAACAATCACTCAGAATCAGAGGAGGAAGATGATCCATTAAATTCAAGCGGTGGTTTTGCCGTACAAGGCGAGG TGGAAGAAGAAAGCAGTGAGAGTAACTTACCTAACTCAGCCAGGTCATCTGTCAGCAGTGATCATACAGATGACAATAAAAAGACCAAGAAGAAAAATCCTAAAGATAAAAAAGGAGGCATTCTTAAGGGAATTTTCAG GATTGGTAAGCATAAGAAAACAGAGGAACCTGCTCAAACGTTGGAGGATGATAAGGACAGTTTGAAGGAGGCTGAGCTACAGTTCAAGGTCAGAGAGGAGAATATTAGGGCACATCAAAAGGAACAAGAAAG GGCACAAGAGCAATTTCGTCGTCTTCAAGAATCTGATCGGCCTTCTGAGCAGTATCGTTTACTACAGCATTATCATGGATCAAATAGGAGCTTTGACAGCGACCAATCTCCTCCAAGCAATATGTCTCGTGCTGACTGGATACAGTATCTAAGAATGGAGCATCAGCGTAAACATCGTGAGAGACAAGGTCATTACCCTCATGAGGATAGGGAGGAGTTTCATGAGAAGGAAATACAGCAATCATTAGAAAAACCTCAG TACCATGGGGACAGTGCAATACACAACAATATGTATCATCAGAAACCTAGATCATTAAGTCGACAGCAATTTGACAG TAGGTAA